One stretch of Methylopila sp. 73B DNA includes these proteins:
- a CDS encoding amidase: MTETAITDATDLAYLDLVDAAAAVAAKRVSARELTEALIARIERWQPHVNAFVSFEPEAALLAADRADASEPTGPLHGVPLAHKDMFYAAGKVVSCGSALRADWVATETATVLERLESAGQIRLGALGMAEFAYGVTGHNSHFGHARNPWNPARITGGSSSGSGVAVAAGLTYAALGSDTGGSVRLPAHFCGVTGLKTTLGLVSRANAMPLSSTLDTVGPLARSARDLRLIMRLIAGPDPLDGETGELWLEDDRPAAAMTIGVPTSFYVEDLDADVASAFQQGIETFRSLGCRIVSVDLPDEALLSSAALIALGAEAAALHRRNLAERPELYGEQTRARLINGFGYSGVQYVDALRGRGPALARRIEHMGACDAVIAPVARFPAPPIADTDVGARFDGVVAAVSALMRPVNYLGLPAIALPAGFSRDGLPIGVQVMGQPFNDSALLTLGEAFQSATDHHRKRPQDRA, from the coding sequence ATGACTGAGACCGCCATCACGGACGCGACCGACCTCGCCTATCTCGACCTTGTGGACGCCGCGGCCGCAGTGGCGGCGAAACGCGTGTCCGCTCGCGAACTGACCGAGGCGCTGATCGCCCGCATCGAGCGCTGGCAGCCCCACGTCAACGCCTTCGTGTCGTTCGAGCCCGAGGCCGCGTTGCTCGCCGCCGACAGGGCCGACGCGTCGGAACCGACCGGCCCGCTGCACGGCGTGCCGCTCGCTCACAAGGACATGTTCTACGCCGCCGGCAAGGTCGTGAGCTGCGGCTCGGCGCTCCGGGCCGACTGGGTCGCGACAGAAACCGCGACCGTTCTGGAGCGGCTGGAGTCGGCCGGCCAGATCCGGCTCGGCGCGCTCGGCATGGCGGAGTTCGCCTATGGCGTAACCGGCCACAACAGCCATTTCGGCCACGCCCGAAACCCCTGGAATCCCGCGCGCATCACCGGCGGCTCCTCGTCCGGCTCCGGCGTCGCGGTGGCGGCGGGCCTGACCTACGCGGCGCTCGGCTCCGACACCGGCGGCTCGGTGCGGCTGCCCGCGCACTTCTGCGGCGTGACGGGACTGAAGACCACGCTTGGCCTCGTCAGCCGCGCGAACGCCATGCCGCTGTCGTCCACCCTCGACACCGTCGGCCCGCTCGCCCGGTCCGCCCGCGACCTGCGGCTGATCATGCGGCTGATCGCGGGACCCGATCCGCTGGACGGCGAGACCGGCGAGCTCTGGCTGGAGGACGACCGACCGGCCGCCGCCATGACCATCGGCGTGCCGACGAGCTTCTATGTGGAGGACCTCGACGCCGACGTCGCCAGCGCCTTCCAGCAAGGAATCGAGACCTTCCGCTCGCTTGGCTGCCGCATCGTCTCGGTCGACCTGCCGGACGAGGCGCTCCTCAGCAGCGCGGCGCTGATCGCGCTCGGCGCCGAGGCCGCGGCCCTGCACCGACGCAACCTTGCGGAGCGTCCGGAGCTTTACGGCGAGCAGACGCGCGCCCGGCTCATCAACGGCTTCGGCTACTCCGGCGTGCAGTACGTCGACGCGCTGCGCGGACGTGGGCCGGCGCTCGCGCGGCGGATCGAGCACATGGGCGCCTGCGATGCGGTGATCGCCCCTGTCGCGCGCTTCCCCGCCCCGCCGATCGCCGACACCGACGTCGGCGCGCGGTTCGACGGCGTGGTCGCTGCGGTCTCCGCCTTGATGCGGCCGGTGAACTATCTTGGGCTTCCCGCGATCGCGCTGCCGGCGGGGTTCTCGCGCGACGGGCTTCCAATCGGCGTCCAGGTGATGGGGCAGCCGTTCAACGATTCCGCGCTGCTCACCCTAGGCGAAGCGTTCCAGAGCGCCACGGACCACCACCGCAAGCGGCCGCAGGACCGCGCCTGA
- a CDS encoding tripartite tricarboxylate transporter substrate binding protein, translating to MSNENLILTRRRFGGLIGAAAGSAALGPLAAPALAQGFPGRPVTLIVPFAPGGSTDLVARLVAAKMSETLGQQVIVDNRGGAGGNLGAGTVAKAEPDGYTILMGTVATHALNPALYKKISYNAETDFAPISLLVNVPNVLTVNPNFGAKTVQELIDMAKKEPGKYSYASSGNGSPLHLSGELFKKLAGIDLIHIPYKGSGPALVDVIAGQVPIQFDNMPSSTEHIKAGRLRALGVTTAKRVPTFPDLPAIAETLPGYDTYSWNALFAPKGTPPEAIAKLNEVAVKAVNDPTVKAKLSDFSAVIVGSTPEELATLVKTELAKWAPIVKDSGAQID from the coding sequence ATGTCGAACGAGAATCTCATCCTCACGCGCCGGCGCTTTGGCGGCCTGATCGGGGCCGCGGCGGGCTCCGCGGCGCTTGGCCCTCTCGCGGCGCCCGCGCTGGCGCAGGGGTTCCCGGGCCGGCCCGTCACGCTGATCGTGCCGTTCGCGCCGGGCGGCTCGACCGATCTCGTCGCGCGGCTGGTGGCGGCCAAGATGAGCGAGACGCTTGGCCAGCAGGTGATCGTGGACAACCGCGGCGGCGCCGGCGGCAACCTCGGCGCGGGCACGGTCGCGAAGGCGGAGCCGGACGGCTACACCATCCTGATGGGCACGGTCGCGACCCATGCCCTGAACCCCGCGCTCTACAAGAAGATCTCCTACAACGCCGAGACGGACTTCGCGCCGATCTCGCTGCTCGTGAACGTGCCGAACGTGCTCACCGTCAATCCGAACTTCGGCGCGAAGACCGTGCAGGAGCTGATCGACATGGCGAAGAAGGAGCCCGGCAAATACTCCTACGCCTCGTCCGGCAACGGCTCGCCGCTGCATCTCTCGGGCGAGCTGTTCAAGAAGCTCGCGGGCATCGACCTGATCCACATCCCCTACAAGGGCTCGGGCCCGGCGCTGGTGGACGTGATCGCGGGGCAGGTGCCGATCCAGTTCGACAACATGCCGTCCTCGACCGAGCACATCAAAGCCGGCCGCCTGCGCGCGCTCGGCGTGACGACGGCGAAGCGGGTGCCGACGTTCCCGGACCTGCCGGCGATCGCCGAGACGCTGCCGGGCTACGACACCTACTCGTGGAACGCTTTGTTCGCCCCGAAGGGAACGCCGCCGGAGGCGATCGCCAAGCTGAACGAGGTCGCGGTCAAGGCCGTGAACGATCCGACCGTGAAGGCGAAGCTCTCCGACTTCAGCGCGGTGATCGTGGGCTCGACCCCGGAAGAGCTCGCGACGCTGGTGAAGACCGAGCTCGCCAAGTGGGCGCCGATCGTGAAGGACTCCGGCGCGCAGATCGACTGA
- the cobG gene encoding precorrin-3B synthase, with translation MADCPGIAHLAEMADGGLARVRTPGGRLSADQARAVADAAETLGSGVIDLTNRANLQIRGLPLDAGPRLGERLAAAGLYVGGEADRRRNVLLDPLAGLDPTEIVDLRPLAAAVADALGSADVAADLSPKFSVALDGGGRAGLAATASDLTLLVLRGAEGRVALALALAGRPLGVATGQETAVAAILAVAHAAAALGPDTRARDLAPHVVAADLVASGLAAPGADVVWPSEVRPIFGALPGSRSGSRAAVVVPVAVGRLDVGQLRWLAARADEDGEGALVLAPWSAVVLPGVAPARAADLLRRSEAAGFPPVAVVERLTVVACAGAPSCVRAREPAKAAGLALLARAAASGAAPLARVHLSACGKGCAGPADADLLLLGASDAPGWTLHGDAAPRRPGPVLGRLPNADADAILGWLQRRG, from the coding sequence ATGGCCGACTGTCCTGGCATAGCGCATCTCGCTGAGATGGCCGATGGCGGCCTCGCGCGTGTCCGCACGCCCGGCGGTCGCCTGAGCGCGGACCAGGCGCGCGCGGTGGCGGACGCCGCCGAGACGCTCGGCTCCGGCGTTATCGATCTCACCAACCGCGCCAATCTCCAGATTCGCGGGCTGCCGCTCGACGCCGGCCCCAGGCTCGGCGAGCGGCTCGCCGCCGCCGGTCTCTACGTGGGCGGGGAGGCCGACCGGCGGCGCAACGTGCTGCTCGATCCGCTCGCCGGGCTCGACCCGACCGAGATCGTCGATCTCAGGCCACTGGCCGCCGCGGTGGCGGATGCGCTGGGCTCCGCGGATGTCGCCGCCGATCTCTCGCCGAAATTCTCGGTCGCGCTCGACGGAGGAGGCCGCGCCGGGCTCGCCGCCACGGCCTCCGATCTGACGCTGTTGGTCCTGCGCGGCGCGGAGGGGCGGGTCGCTCTGGCGCTCGCGCTCGCCGGCCGGCCGCTGGGCGTCGCGACGGGGCAGGAGACCGCGGTCGCCGCGATCCTCGCGGTCGCCCACGCCGCCGCGGCGCTCGGCCCCGACACCCGCGCGCGCGATCTCGCGCCGCATGTCGTCGCCGCCGATCTCGTCGCGTCCGGCCTCGCCGCGCCCGGCGCCGACGTCGTCTGGCCGTCCGAGGTCCGTCCGATCTTCGGCGCGCTGCCGGGGTCGCGCTCCGGGAGCCGCGCGGCGGTGGTCGTTCCCGTGGCCGTGGGGCGGCTTGACGTCGGCCAGCTGCGCTGGCTGGCCGCCCGCGCAGACGAGGACGGGGAGGGCGCGCTGGTGCTGGCGCCCTGGTCCGCGGTGGTGCTGCCGGGCGTCGCGCCGGCGAGGGCCGCCGACCTGCTGAGACGGTCGGAAGCGGCGGGGTTCCCGCCCGTCGCCGTCGTGGAGCGCCTGACCGTCGTCGCCTGCGCGGGCGCGCCCTCCTGCGTCCGCGCCCGCGAGCCCGCGAAAGCCGCCGGCCTCGCTCTGCTCGCCCGCGCCGCGGCCAGCGGCGCGGCGCCGCTCGCGCGCGTGCACCTCTCCGCCTGCGGCAAGGGCTGCGCAGGCCCCGCGGACGCCGACCTGCTGCTGCTCGGCGCGAGCGACGCTCCCGGCTGGACCCTCCACGGCGACGCCGCGCCCCGCCGGCCGGGACCCGTCTTGGGCCGGCTTCCCAACGCCGACGCCGACGCGATCCTGGGCTGGCTGCAGCGGCGGGGGTGA